GTTGTTAGGTAAAAATTTTAAATTAGGAGgttaattttgtaattttgagtttattttttcacttattttttttttatatatttttgttttttaatatttatttattatttaaaatctttttttaattgttatttatataAGAATTGAATTGTTTTTAGTAATATTATACAATTATTTCTTATATAAAATTTTACTGTGACTATTTTGCAAAAAACAATTTGTAATATAAATTGTTTTCTcagttattttatttgtttatttattgtatgtatttatttttagacTCTTATTGTACATTTATTTTCTATGTCTAggtatggtaactagttacttgattgattACCTTTCACGTTtccaaatctgattttttttttcttagatcTAGTTAAATAACAGACTATCATgcaaggtaaccagttaccctaagAGGGGTAACttgttaccataagaggggtaactagttccttatatttaaattattatgggTAACCGATACCTAGAAAacttaaaattatacatataataGAACATGATTGTAACAAGTTACTTATCTCAAATCTAAAAAGAAGCATAAAATTTGTAGAAGAAAAAACCTGATATGATCTTAAAAGCAATCGTAAAAACTTAAAAGATAAactattgaagaaaaagaaaaacacttcatctaaaaaggaagaagaagaagtataAGCTATATTTTCggtaaggtaactagttacctaaaAGAAAATCaagaaatatacatatatcagaATATGAAGCTAACCAGTTACCTATTATAAACCTGAAGATAgacaaaaaacaaacaaacaaacaaactagatTTGCTTTGCAACAAGAGAAGAAGAaactatattttcaataatacgAGTAATAATATACCTAAAATACTTAAAAATTTATACATATTTTTGGTTACTttccaaatctaaaaaaaaaaagtttagatTTGggaaaaaaatcagatatgaagATTGCAGCATCagtagaagaagatgatgaagaagaatgaGTTGTGGATGAATGTTACTAAAAGGGCAGCGATCGTTGTCCCGGAGCTTTAGCTGGAGGTCGCTAAAGCTGGTCGGAGGTAATAGAGAAGTGGTAGGATGATCATGAAGTGTTCAGTCCAATTTGCCCTTGCTTTTTTATAATTGAACTTTGGATTCGGAGGATTTACTTCTCATTTTGTTAGTTGCATTGTTTTCCCATAAATTTTGAGTTTCCAATGAATTTTCCCCATATTTTTGCAAAGAGTAGccataaaaatgaaaatttccctttttattTACTCTTTTGTCACTAATTAATATTGTTTATATTAATTTAAGgctttttgaatttttatttatttatttaataattttttatatgctttcaataaaaattaaatgaCTTTGTTAACTTTTTAAGTTAATTTGCACCAAATGCATTGGCACGCAATTACAAAAATTGGGCAAAATATAACATTAGCTCATTTTTTtagccaaatttggcacaaaatttaCACCATCTATTGGAAGATGGTCTTAAGCTTATAAGCCTAGAAAATATCTTCGGAAGTAATGGGAAAATCTCTTAAAGTCCCAATAATAGTTATTCCACACAAGGTTTGTACAGAATTAGGGAGTAGTTGCatttaattaagaataaataGGATTTTTGTTCCTCGAACTATGACCGTTGCATGGAAGTTCCCCCCAAATGATTAACTATGTTAAAAATCCCCCCCATATTATTAACGTTAGTAATTTATGAGTATTTCGTTGCATTCCGTTAAGTTATGTCGTTTACTTGCTTATGTGGCATAATACGTGTATAATTGTTGAAAAATTGAAAGCAAATTAATGCACCTAAGCTTACCATAATAATTATAGGCATTATTAGGAAATACATTATTTTCTTTCCTCTTCCCTCTTCTTCACAATTTTCTTCTCTTCAAACCATAGTTTTAATTCTTCATTTTGCACTTGTCTTCATCAAGCATCATAAATGCCATATTCTAGGGAAAGAAAGTATGAAGAACTTCAAGGGAGTCCCCCTCTTTGTCGTTGTGGATGTGAGGCCGTTCTAGGCATAACATGGACTGTATACAAATCCGAGAGAAGGTTCTATTGCTGCCCAAGATACAAGGTTTgttgtttcattttttttttattggctTAAACTCCTCTaacttttgtattttatttacaGAGAAATGAGAGAGATGGTTGGAGCTTTATTCATTGGATAGATCCTCCTAGTGGTGAAAGACATAATTGTGATAATGGAGGGTTGTTTAAAATAGTAGAGGAGATTGAATTCAATCTTTTGCAACAACAGATTATTATTGAGAAAAGAGATGAACAAGTTGGAAAATTTTTGATGTTGATGGATGATATCAAAATGAGTCTTTGCATTTTTGTTgtacttttttcttttcttttgtatttGGTATTATGGTGAaatataattgttattttttttttaactgaaAAAAATGTAATTGTGTTcaagaaatgaaaaaaaacatCTATTATGGTGTTATGTATTTTATTGAATCTGAAATATTTGGTAACATGTATATTTGTTGAATTGTAATgaaatttgattaaaaaaaaaaggtttccAATAGCCTAATACAATCAAAAAAATAATGTAATAAGTGAGCCAACATTTTCATTCAGTAAACTAGTATATGTTTACAAGAAAGTTGCTTATAGTGTAGTGACCAAAAAGTTTATGATAtacaaaacgtgatcctaaaacAGATTTACATCCTTGCTTAAATACATTGATATGGTACTCAATGAGCATGAGACTGTTAAAAAAACAGAGACAAAAGTATACATAACAATTGACTTTGAGCTCCAAACTTATCCAATCAACTGCTTATCAGTCAAAAAATTAGTTACCACCTTGTTTAACCATGTTTGGTCCTTGTTGCAACTGTGTTGTTCCCTTGCCCATGTAGGTTGAATGAAGCTTGCTACAAAATAAGATAGAACAAATGAGGTAGCTTAAATGATAAAAACCAGATAGCAGAAAACAGTGAGCATTGTTTGAAGTTGTTAGTAGATACCTGAGGTGGTGGCATTATTCCTTGTAGAGCACTCAGATTTATTGCTGAACTCACTGAAGCATTTTCTGGCTGACTGCTATTTCTAGTATGAGTACCAGGATCAATTGGGGAGTTGTCTTTTCCGTACAAAAGCAAACATTCTCATAAAACCAAAAACAAGCAAACATTATGCTTCAAACTAATTGCAAAGAATACAGTAGTAACTTATCGAATTTGAATTGTTTCTAGCACAAGTTTTGAAGTTGTGGCCCACTGCACCATAGCCAAAACATCTCATTCTCACATATCTTTGTTTCAATATCTTGCCTGTTGGTGGAGCCAACTCATCAAGTTCAACTCTTCTACTTTTCTTAGGCCTACCAAGTTGAGTCTTTCCAATTGGCTTAATCATTCCAACCTTGCCACTTCTAGACCACTCATTTGGATTCCTAATTGGAAAATTTTGCTGAGAGTTTGCTTTCATGTAGTATTCCTTGGTATACCATTTGGAGACACATGTCATTGGATCCTCCTTTTTGTGCCAAATAGCAGCAACATCATGACTACATGGAATACCAATAAGTTCCCTTCTTCTACAAGAATAGACCAAATTTACCAAATCCACAGAGTACACACCCCCATATATATTCATCACCAAGTACATAAATTCACTCCCTTTGGTGGGAATGTGACTTCCAGCTTCCACCTTGTTCTTTTCAAGGAAAATTGCGATCCTTCGTGCAATGTTGGACTTCCACATTACAACAGAATGCCTATTTTTAATGAGCTTTTGCATCATGTACATCCTAATACGCTCCAACATCAACAATATTGGTCTATATCTGGCTACCAGTATTGACTTTGTACCATTGAATCCCTCACACATGATATTTACAAGTATATCACATTTAAGTTGAGTCCTAAAGTGTGATCTACTCCAGTGATGTGGACCTACAACCATTAACCAATTGTATGCTTCCTCATCAATTGATTTGTTCTCCAACATCACACCTTCAAATCTCCTAACATTTACCTCTCTTGCAGCTTTCCATAAAAGGTCTTTCAAGGTTT
The Humulus lupulus chromosome 6, drHumLupu1.1, whole genome shotgun sequence DNA segment above includes these coding regions:
- the LOC133785323 gene encoding uncharacterized protein LOC133785323, which produces MGVRHYRESLKVYFGVVYAEEIKWTNKDSIVEFLTEVGENGKPRFKRMYICYAGLKESFNKHCRPVIGLDVCHIKGIDLGNFLTAVIIDGNNQMYPIAFVVVEIENKDSWRWFVNLLKVDLKIENSNHWSSITDKKKGLEQALKGFWEGGIPEVGHKHCASHLEKNFNKVFSNKTLKDLLWKAAREVNVRRFEGVMLENKSIDEEAYNWLMVVGPHHWSRSHFRTQLKCDILVNIMCEGFNGTKSILVARYRPILLMLERIRMYMMQKLIKNRHSVVMWKSNIARRIAIFLEKNKVEAGSHIPTKGSEFMYLVMNIYGGVYSVDLVNLVYSCRRRELIGIPCSHDVAAIWHKKEDPMTCVSKWYTKEYYMKANSQQNFPIRNPNEWSRSGKVGMIKPIGKTQLGRPKKSRRVELDELAPPTECLLLYGKDNSPIDPGTHTRNSSQPENASVSSAINLSALQGIMPPPQQASFNLHGQGNNTVATRTKHG